TCCCGACGAGACGATGACGTTGGTTGGCAGTGTTTACGTACAAGGAACGGTGTTTTTTAACTCTACAGCGGAACAAAAGTTGACACTCGAAGAGCCTGCAAAACTTACTATAAACTCCGACGAGATGGTATCCGTATCAATGAATTCGCTCACAGTTGGTGTAAACGCTGAATTGTCCATTCTCAACACCGAACCATTTGATCTGAACTGTACACATCTTGAAATAAACGGACTATTCACGATAGCCGGACTACTTCACATCGACCCTGTCATATCATCGTTTTCCGTCGGTACAGAAGCGACGGTGGAATTCGAGCCTTTTTCAACTGACATGTACGTTGGTGACACTATAAACATCCAAGGGACGGTGACCCTAGCTACACATGTGTCGTTTACCTCGCCGTGTAACCACTTTACCATGGGTGGTACGTTGACGTGGCCGTCAACGGGTGAAATCGTCACTATGGAATGCGGGACAGTGGAAATCGATGCTAACTTTTCACCGGGGAATTTGTCTTTTGGTATGGGTGTCAACCGCTTGTCAGTAGGAACAAACGGCGTTTTTACGTTTACAGCTGATGGACCGATCTTGATCAACTCAGCTGTACTTCACGGGAAAATGTACGTTCACAACCTTGCTACTATCAGATCAAACTCCAGCGATCCCGACAATAGGATGGAGATTATCGAGATCACCCATCCAAATGGCCTACTTCagttgaacaaaaataatttaccCGAACAAGCCAATGGAGAAATCATTGCAAGTAACTGTAGCTCCTTGAACGTAAAAGAGCTTATTCTGAATAAACAGTTCATGGCGGGAAATATCAATATAGGAATCGGTATGGACGACATAACGATACAAACAAACGGAACTTGGACGTTTACGCCGTATGATGTCTTCCGCGTTGATAACTTTTACTCAAACGGTACGGTGACGTCAACGTCTCCGATCACATTGCAGGGAATCACATCAGACAAAATAAATTCCATGAAACTTGAATACGGCGCTACACTGACGTTTGATTCTCTTGCGCAACCAACAAAGGCCTGGACAGGGGTTTCTGTTCTTGGAGTCCATGACTTTGACCTCGATGGCGAATTTCGTGCCGGCGAGCTACACAATTTTGTGGTTAACAACGAAGGATGGGATAAACTTGATATAAAAGTTAACGGTTCGTTCTATTTTCTACCAAATGGTCCATTTATCGTAGACTATCTTTACGTCGATGGCCATTTTGAAGCCTATGGTGCGATAAACATGTCTTCGGACGATTCGTCTCTTGAAGTTTACGTTGATACTAAAGGTAAAATTAAGTTTGATTCTCTCGTGACCGAGAACTGGGTGTCAGAGTCTGCAGTGACCGCCTCGAAAATCGTAATGGAGTTAGGGTCATACTGGAGCTCGGGTAATACAGTCTGGGACGTCGTGAAGTTAGCTACTTCCGGAAGTTTATATTGCCATCCCCGCAATGATTCTACCATCGTGTATCTAACTGTGAGAGATGGTGGAAAAGTTGATTTTTCGCGTCCGAACACAATCAAAGGATTTGATTACATCGTTTTATCGGGTGGTGTAATGGATATGTTCTACCAGCATACACCGGAGAATGTGGACGAAGGCTGCGAGGCGACGAAACTCCTCTACAAGACGGTCACGATCCAAGGAACGGCGCGCGCCGGTTCCATGTATATAGGGGACCTGGGTGACGGCTCACAGTTCTGTCAGAAGGTTGAGGTTTCCGGGACACTGGACGTCACTGGGGGAGGATATCTCCCCGACAAGGGCCCAGGTGATACTaaactataaataaattaatatgcaAATAGAAGacagaaattaataaaaacttgATGAACTTAACATTACATTTCTATCAATTTGGAGTATAGTTTAAGGAAATATGACTTTCGCTTCGAGCATGAAATGACAGTACTGTTCCGATTTAAACGCAATCGATTTTTTGCACGTAGTATttcgtctgttttttttttttttttttttttttttttttttttttaaagatttcttccgaataaatatatttaagttagCGAGAGTTTGCCGTTgtgttacataaatataaacttaaaacgATAATGGTGTTTGTAAGGTGCTGGCAAAGTATCATCTTCCGGCGGTAGCGGCGCCAGTCACGGTGGACGAGGCGGCAAGGGATCCGGAAGCATGAAAGCGACCTTCCAGTACGGCAACATCTTCGAGGAGAGCACGTGGGGCTCTGGCGGCGGAAGCTACACCGTCGGCGGGAACAACGGCGGTATAGGAGGCGGATACATCCACATGTACGCCACCGAGGATATCATCATCAGCGGCACCGTTCGCGCCGACGGAAAGGCTTCCTCGGTATacaaactgttgtttttgtcttcGATACACATTTATGAAGCAACAAGCTGTGTTGCTTTGAAGGTCACTATTGAACGTCAAACGATATCATTTGTATGACAAACGATATTATTCAAAGAATGAATTGCGTgaatgatgtcattatcggggtatgaaaaCAATAGTGTGCAATGCTTCTATATAAGCTTGCGTTTGGAaaatacttgatttttttaaaagagcgtcatttaataataatacgaCTATGAAAAGTTTCCAGCTAGCGAGTGTTGTACAAAACTCACAAGTGTATTAGAGTCGAACCCCGTTGTCTCGAACACTCTTGGCTGGAATTTTCTTGTTGGCTCGAATTGGATTGTAATGGACTGATTTCTTtttactgaaggtaagcattcccgcttggctcgaattttccgaggctcgaggtattttcgacgGTCCCATGGTGTTCGAGCCAACTGGGTTCGATTGTATACCAATTAAGAAGCTGTAAAGtatcttttaaacaattttcagtACGAACATGCTGGCGGTGGTGCCGGAGGGAACATCTTCCTTCGGAGCGACGTACACTTCAAGCTCACCGGAAACATATATTGTAATGGCGGTGTATCGAGCAGCATGGGTGGTGGTGGAGCTGGAGGTCGCGTGCACGCCTTCTTCCAACATGGCGACTTCCATTCCGGTTTAATTCAGGCCAAAGGTATGGTTCATTAGACAAGACATTTTAcatcaaactaaaataaaaacaacatattgtaCATATGCTTGCGCAAGGTAGAGTTTTCCTTTAAATAGGCAGATTCGAAAGTCCTATAAGATATCTTCATACAGTAGTATGGTGGCAGTGGTATAATTTACACCGTTGGCGTTGTTTTTCACGAAGGAGGCAGTTCCGGAAGCGGTGAGGCGGGCGGCCCTGGCGTCTCTTACCTCGAGGGAACTACCATCCG
The sequence above is drawn from the Mya arenaria isolate MELC-2E11 chromosome 14, ASM2691426v1 genome and encodes:
- the LOC128217483 gene encoding uncharacterized protein LOC128217483, with the translated sequence MTPTGVGTLLLVFLFTAEVSLAAVCSFSGDELNVTAETECDLSADVTSTELIITVGGTINVAVTSITITCKSFEIKAGGKVVVQPLATSGQGTGNNDGSGGGYGGRGGSPADRFLSSTDSVAYGSLEAPTDPGSPGGGNGAGKGGGAIRITASTDVIIDGILSADGGDATSGGGGGSGGSAFIDANTIKGYGTISTRGGNGATDGGGGGGGKITLKQKDNTFTFQGRTKADGGLGGGTEVRLETSSMASSSADSSYPNNYGKLDHSSSKSWRPTSSKDAYLEMRLDADYYVTAVQTKGGGNSGYHVKSYSIQYYNTTSGSWYLYGLKDNEEYVFTGNSDGASKVTRKLPYPVYTSNIRLYPKTWSENIELAMALNGYAQGTSSLEPTGLCSPASKGGPGGPGTIYHWHVGNASTLVVDNLGKSTYVKKVADGATCSETEAMDVISQGGAAWVLDSAADLREVVVYDGSHLVLAADLEIENIYGDGRSVVHVAQNATITAVKTMTSHMYVYSFSHVMFDPDETMTLVGSVYVQGTVFFNSTAEQKLTLEEPAKLTINSDEMVSVSMNSLTVGVNAELSILNTEPFDLNCTHLEINGLFTIAGLLHIDPVISSFSVGTEATVEFEPFSTDMYVGDTINIQGTVTLATHVSFTSPCNHFTMGGTLTWPSTGEIVTMECGTVEIDANFSPGNLSFGMGVNRLSVGTNGVFTFTADGPILINSAVLHGKMYVHNLATIRSNSSDPDNRMEIIEITHPNGLLQLNKNNLPEQANGEIIASNCSSLNVKELILNKQFMAGNINIGIGMDDITIQTNGTWTFTPYDVFRVDNFYSNGTVTSTSPITLQGITSDKINSMKLEYGATLTFDSLAQPTKAWTGVSVLGVHDFDLDGEFRAGELHNFVVNNEGWDKLDIKVNGSFYFLPNGPFIVDYLYVDGHFEAYGAINMSSDDSSLEVYVDTKGKIKFDSLVTENWVSESAVTASKIVMELGSYWSSGNTVWDVVKLATSGSLYCHPRNDSTIVYLTVRDGGKVDFSRPNTIKGFDYIVLSGGVMDMFYQHTPENVDEGCEATKLLYKTVTIQGTARAGSMYIGDLGDGSQFCQKVEVSGTLDVTGGGYLPDKGPGAGKVSSSGGSGASHGGRGGKGSGSMKATFQYGNIFEESTWGSGGGSYTVGGNNGGIGGGYIHMYATEDIIISGTVRADGKASSVYKLLFLSSIHIYEATSCVALKVTIERQTISFV